Proteins encoded in a region of the Vibrio ponticus genome:
- the mpl gene encoding UDP-N-acetylmuramate:L-alanyl-gamma-D-glutamyl-meso-diaminopimelate ligase yields MHIHILGICGTFMGGAAMLARQLGHKVTGSDANVYPPMSTMLESQGIEIIEGFDPSQLNPAPDLVVIGNAMSRGNPCVEYVLNNNLRYTSGPQWLQEFLLHDRWVLAVSGTHGKTTTSSMLAWVLEECGYQPGFLVGGVLGNFGISARLGESMFFVVEADEYDSAFFDKRSKFVHYHPRTLVMNNLEFDHADIFDDLEAIKRQFHHLVRTVPGNGRILAPSKDQSLADVLARGCWSEKEFTGENGDWRAEKIKKDGSEFRVYLQNQHVGTVNWDLVGDHNVDNALMAIAAARHVGVTPDLACEALGKFINTKRRLELKGEVNGIKVYDDFAHHPTAIELTSGGLRNKVGTDKIIAVLEPRSATMKRGVHKETLAASLHHADEVYLYQPEGIDWSVQEIAEQCSQPAFSSADIDQLVEQIVASAKPGDHILVMSNGGFEGIHGKLLAKLAE; encoded by the coding sequence ATGCATATTCATATCTTGGGGATCTGTGGCACCTTTATGGGTGGTGCGGCAATGTTAGCGCGCCAACTTGGGCATAAAGTGACCGGGAGTGACGCAAACGTTTACCCACCAATGAGTACAATGCTTGAATCTCAAGGTATTGAAATTATAGAAGGTTTCGATCCAAGTCAGCTTAACCCAGCGCCGGATCTCGTGGTGATTGGTAATGCGATGAGTCGCGGTAATCCATGTGTGGAATATGTACTAAATAATAACCTGCGTTACACCTCGGGACCGCAATGGTTACAAGAGTTTTTACTGCACGATCGCTGGGTATTAGCGGTGTCTGGTACCCATGGCAAAACCACGACTTCAAGCATGCTGGCTTGGGTATTAGAAGAGTGTGGTTATCAACCTGGCTTCTTGGTAGGCGGGGTGCTCGGTAACTTTGGTATTTCAGCTCGACTCGGCGAAAGTATGTTTTTTGTCGTCGAAGCCGACGAATATGACAGTGCTTTTTTTGATAAGCGTTCAAAGTTTGTTCATTACCACCCGCGCACCTTAGTGATGAATAACTTGGAGTTCGATCATGCCGACATTTTCGATGATCTTGAGGCGATTAAGCGTCAATTCCACCATCTAGTACGAACTGTGCCAGGTAATGGTCGCATTCTAGCACCAAGTAAAGATCAGTCACTTGCTGACGTACTAGCGCGTGGTTGCTGGAGCGAAAAAGAGTTTACCGGTGAGAATGGCGATTGGCGCGCAGAGAAGATCAAGAAAGATGGTTCTGAGTTCCGTGTCTATCTGCAAAATCAGCATGTCGGTACCGTTAACTGGGACTTGGTGGGCGATCACAATGTCGATAATGCTCTGATGGCAATTGCTGCGGCACGTCATGTTGGTGTTACACCAGATCTGGCTTGTGAAGCACTTGGTAAATTTATTAATACCAAGCGTCGTTTAGAGCTAAAAGGAGAGGTGAATGGCATCAAAGTTTATGATGATTTTGCTCATCATCCGACGGCGATTGAACTGACCAGTGGCGGTTTGCGTAACAAGGTCGGCACAGACAAGATTATTGCTGTGCTTGAGCCTCGCTCCGCCACCATGAAGCGCGGCGTTCACAAAGAAACTTTAGCGGCTTCTTTACACCATGCTGATGAAGTCTACCTCTATCAACCGGAGGGTATTGATTGGTCGGTACAAGAGATTGCAGAGCAATGCTCACAGCCTGCCTTCAGCAGCGCGGATATTGATCAATTGGTTGAGCAGATCGTGGCGAGCGCCAAACCAGGCGATCACATTTTAGTGATGAGTAACGGTGGCTTTGAAGGTATTCACGGTAAGCTTTTAGCCAAACTAGCGGAATAA